Proteins encoded within one genomic window of Bdellovibrio bacteriovorus:
- a CDS encoding acetyl-CoA carboxylase biotin carboxylase subunit, whose product MAKFSRIAIANRGEVAVRIIKACEELGIETVLLHSEADINTRAYRMATKTICIGPAPTAESYLNIKANVDGALAGGAQAIHPGFGFLSENADFAEAVTKAGLTFIGPSAESIRSLGDKVHCKELAKKAGLPLVPGYQGENQDVAHLILEAEKIGFPVIVKAAAGGGGRGMKLIKSSAEAKELIESAQREAQSAFGSPKVFLEKYLDRAKHIEFQVFGDSTGNVIHFFDRECSVQRRHQKIIEEATSPSLSDDLRRRMGEAACAIATLGKYKGAGTVEFLLQDNEFYLLEVNTRLQVEHPVTEEVLGVDLVKMQILTAQGEFVHDPKQVRVPRGHSIECRIYAENPFMGGVPSTGLLGHVEWPEGPGRRYEYGFDAGDTITPYYDPMIAKVIVWDETRSRAIQKMIRVLQDSVVFGVHTNIPYLIEILSHKEFVMGTMTTRFIETYFAEALKEPELTSLDKKIAEGALLQLRGGGMQNQGASNSPWASYWRGI is encoded by the coding sequence ATGGCTAAGTTCTCTAGAATCGCCATCGCCAATCGCGGTGAAGTGGCTGTTCGTATTATTAAAGCTTGTGAAGAACTAGGGATTGAAACCGTTCTTTTGCATTCGGAAGCGGATATCAATACTCGCGCTTACAGAATGGCGACAAAAACCATCTGTATTGGACCCGCGCCAACAGCAGAAAGTTATTTGAATATCAAAGCGAATGTCGACGGAGCTTTGGCGGGAGGCGCTCAAGCCATCCATCCTGGATTTGGATTCTTATCTGAAAATGCCGACTTTGCTGAAGCTGTGACAAAAGCAGGACTCACTTTCATTGGTCCTTCTGCGGAATCTATTCGCTCTTTAGGTGATAAAGTTCACTGTAAGGAATTGGCAAAAAAAGCCGGCCTGCCATTGGTGCCTGGCTATCAAGGTGAAAACCAAGATGTGGCGCATTTGATTTTGGAAGCTGAAAAAATCGGTTTTCCCGTCATTGTAAAGGCCGCTGCGGGTGGTGGTGGCCGTGGGATGAAGCTCATCAAGTCTTCAGCCGAAGCAAAAGAGTTGATTGAATCCGCACAGCGTGAAGCTCAATCTGCTTTCGGTTCCCCGAAAGTCTTTTTAGAAAAATACTTGGACCGTGCAAAACACATCGAATTCCAAGTCTTCGGCGATAGCACCGGCAATGTGATTCATTTCTTCGATCGTGAATGTTCAGTTCAACGTCGTCATCAAAAGATTATTGAAGAAGCGACGTCTCCCTCATTAAGCGATGATCTTCGCCGCCGTATGGGAGAGGCCGCGTGTGCGATTGCCACTTTGGGTAAGTACAAAGGTGCAGGAACTGTTGAATTCCTTCTTCAAGATAACGAATTCTATCTTTTAGAAGTAAATACACGTTTGCAAGTTGAGCATCCGGTGACGGAAGAAGTTCTAGGTGTCGACTTGGTGAAAATGCAGATTTTGACGGCTCAAGGCGAATTCGTGCACGATCCAAAACAGGTGCGCGTACCTCGTGGTCATTCTATTGAATGTCGTATCTATGCTGAAAACCCGTTCATGGGTGGAGTTCCTTCGACAGGTCTTTTGGGACATGTGGAATGGCCGGAAGGGCCGGGACGCCGCTATGAGTATGGTTTTGATGCTGGCGACACCATCACGCCTTATTACGATCCCATGATTGCAAAAGTCATTGTGTGGGATGAGACGCGCTCGCGCGCGATTCAAAAAATGATTCGTGTGCTGCAAGACTCTGTGGTGTTTGGTGTTCATACTAATATTCCTTATTTGATCGAAATTCTTTCGCACAAAGAATTCGTCATGGGAACGATGACCACTCGTTTTATCGAAACATACTTTGCTGAAGCATTGAAAGAGCCAGAGCTTACAAGCCTAGACAAGAAAATTGCCGAGGGCGCACTACTGCAGCTTCGTGGTGGCGGAATGCAAAACCAAGGTGCGAGCAATTCACCGTGGGCATCTTACTGGAGAGGCATCTAA
- a CDS encoding PAS domain S-box protein, with the protein MPSSLSPDESLRYRTIVESGVIGVMCTTVEGKIIEANDYFLNMVGYSRKELQRGELNWRTLTAPEDISRSERAATEILETHTVKRFEKQYIHKNGTRIPVSVALTLFQDGTVIALVLDATERKRAEKELEEAKVRLQESVAQRTQQLQQSEAFFEAIFENIPNMVFVKDARDLRFVRFNRAGEELLGVPRHELIGKNDYDFFPKEQADFFTSKDRAVLNQKNVVDIPEEVIDTRNGVRYLHTKKIPVLGDSQEPQYLLGVSEDITEEKELEKQKMALFQAEFARTQAENHAREMSFLSDISLITQSFELDKIIKAFCRKVVSFKADLCIVDLLDEQRLEINLTEGAAQDPIEESMALQWRQRHPLRWDSNTGPGKVLKTGKANIILGENLDFHVEEAYGTGARESEKAVAVGSIAFTPIKIRDEKPIGFITFLNKPQSPRYTEADLPLLEEISSRLGLAIENSRLYDKAQEASKAKSAFLANVSHEIRTPLGAMLGFAEILQDADGLTSELKDSVETIYRNGQQLLRIVDEILDISKVESQKIEIEKLAVSLKEILLDVEHLLTLRAEEKGVSLKILYDELPDYIRTDPTRLRQILINIIGNAIKFTDQGSVELHVHKRPDPNDQNHCVLEFRVIDTGIGISDEQKNLLFQPFVQADSSTTRRFGGTGLGLFLSRKLARLLGGDVILDKSIAGSGSVFLVTVACDVVSSKDVSPENSRAQQMHDFRSINSVLVVDDAVDNRELFCHYLYKFGIPRSRIETAENGVEAVKKASKKTYDLILMDVQMPVMDGFEAVRELKKRHYQGRIAAVTAHAMKGDQERCLAEGFDGYLQKPVSKEALRQELIKVADLKMRPGTSFENRSL; encoded by the coding sequence ATGCCTTCCTCGTTGAGTCCAGACGAATCACTACGCTATCGCACGATTGTTGAGTCGGGCGTTATTGGTGTTATGTGTACGACGGTGGAAGGGAAGATTATTGAGGCCAATGATTATTTTTTGAATATGGTCGGCTATTCTCGAAAGGAACTTCAAAGGGGAGAGTTGAACTGGAGAACTTTGACGGCCCCAGAAGACATTTCACGTAGCGAGCGCGCGGCCACCGAAATCCTAGAAACTCACACGGTCAAACGATTTGAAAAGCAGTATATACATAAAAATGGAACACGCATTCCCGTATCCGTGGCGCTGACCTTATTTCAAGACGGTACCGTGATCGCCTTAGTTCTGGATGCGACGGAAAGAAAACGCGCCGAAAAAGAGTTGGAAGAAGCCAAAGTGCGTCTGCAAGAAAGTGTGGCGCAACGAACTCAGCAGCTTCAGCAGTCCGAAGCTTTTTTTGAAGCTATTTTTGAAAATATTCCGAACATGGTTTTTGTAAAAGACGCCCGTGATTTGCGCTTTGTTCGGTTCAATCGTGCCGGTGAAGAATTATTGGGAGTTCCCAGACATGAACTTATTGGTAAGAATGACTACGATTTTTTTCCGAAAGAACAAGCTGATTTTTTTACCTCCAAAGACCGCGCTGTTTTGAATCAGAAAAATGTCGTCGACATTCCTGAAGAAGTGATCGACACGCGGAACGGTGTTCGATATTTGCACACAAAAAAAATTCCTGTTCTAGGCGATTCCCAAGAGCCCCAGTATCTTCTGGGGGTTTCCGAAGATATCACTGAAGAAAAGGAACTCGAAAAGCAGAAAATGGCGCTTTTCCAGGCAGAGTTCGCTAGAACCCAAGCTGAAAATCACGCTAGAGAAATGAGTTTTCTGTCGGATATTAGTTTGATCACTCAGTCCTTTGAACTTGATAAAATTATTAAAGCCTTCTGTCGTAAAGTCGTTTCGTTCAAAGCAGACCTTTGCATTGTCGATCTTTTGGATGAGCAAAGACTTGAAATTAATCTGACAGAAGGTGCGGCCCAAGATCCGATAGAAGAAAGTATGGCGCTGCAATGGCGACAACGTCATCCTTTAAGGTGGGATTCAAATACCGGTCCAGGAAAAGTTCTAAAGACCGGTAAGGCTAACATCATCCTAGGTGAAAACTTAGATTTTCACGTCGAAGAAGCTTATGGTACCGGTGCGCGTGAAAGCGAAAAGGCTGTCGCAGTAGGTTCGATAGCCTTTACCCCTATTAAAATACGTGATGAAAAACCTATCGGTTTTATTACCTTCTTAAATAAACCTCAAAGTCCGCGCTACACTGAAGCAGACTTGCCATTGCTTGAGGAAATCTCTTCGCGCCTTGGCTTGGCGATAGAAAACTCAAGGCTTTATGACAAAGCTCAGGAGGCGAGTAAGGCGAAGTCCGCATTTCTAGCCAACGTCAGCCACGAAATTCGCACTCCTTTAGGAGCGATGTTGGGTTTTGCAGAAATTCTGCAGGATGCCGACGGCCTGACATCAGAGCTCAAGGACTCGGTCGAAACAATTTATCGCAATGGCCAGCAACTTTTGCGGATCGTCGATGAGATTTTGGACATTTCAAAAGTGGAGTCTCAAAAAATCGAGATCGAAAAGCTGGCGGTTTCGTTGAAAGAAATTCTTTTGGATGTCGAGCACCTTCTTACTTTGCGCGCGGAAGAAAAAGGGGTGTCATTAAAGATCCTCTATGATGAGCTTCCGGATTACATTCGCACGGACCCCACTCGGCTTCGACAGATTCTTATAAATATTATTGGTAATGCGATTAAATTCACCGATCAAGGATCTGTTGAACTGCATGTGCACAAGCGCCCGGACCCCAACGATCAAAATCACTGTGTTCTTGAATTTCGAGTGATTGATACGGGCATCGGAATTTCTGATGAACAAAAAAACTTGCTCTTCCAACCTTTTGTCCAAGCTGACAGTTCGACCACACGAAGATTCGGAGGAACGGGACTTGGGCTCTTCTTATCGCGAAAACTAGCAAGGCTCTTGGGTGGTGATGTAATTTTAGATAAGAGTATCGCCGGAAGTGGCAGTGTTTTCTTAGTCACCGTGGCCTGTGACGTTGTTTCGAGTAAGGATGTCAGTCCCGAAAATTCGCGGGCTCAGCAAATGCATGACTTTCGATCGATCAATTCTGTGTTGGTGGTGGACGATGCTGTGGATAATCGCGAGTTGTTTTGTCACTATCTTTATAAATTTGGAATTCCACGATCGCGAATTGAAACCGCTGAAAACGGCGTCGAAGCTGTAAAGAAAGCTTCAAAGAAAACGTATGATCTGATCTTGATGGACGTGCAAATGCCTGTGATGGACGGATTTGAAGCCGTTCGTGAACTAAAAAAACGCCATTACCAGGGGCGCATTGCTGCGGTGACGGCGCATGCAATGAAAGGGGATCAAGAGCGCTGTCTTGCCGAAGGCTTTGATGGTTATTTGCAGAAGCCCGTTTCTAAAGAGGCCCTTCGTCAGGAGCTAATTAAAGTAGCGGATCTCAAAATGAGACCGGGCACTTCTTTTGAAAATAGAAGTCTTTAG
- a CDS encoding hydroxymethylglutaryl-CoA lyase: protein MKKSVVIVEMGLRDGLQNEKTVLDSDTRVEFARRLIEAGTKRVEIGAFVSPKWVPQMAGTAEVLTKTFSLVKSGSIPKKTEFSVLVPNERGMQDAIASGVKEVAIFAACSESFSLKNINCSIDESFKRFEPVMALAKKHKIKVRGYLSTCFGCPFEGKVPEARVVKLAARMHKLGVYEISIGDTIGVADAGQVESLFKKLKKVVPVKKLAGHFHDTRGQALANILAAYKLGVMVFDTSLGGLGGCPYAPGATGNVATEDVVYMFHGMGVKTGLNLDKLLEIDPWMAEKIQHPLPSKVGKVGKLKPLGKVTREA, encoded by the coding sequence ATGAAAAAGTCAGTCGTGATTGTTGAAATGGGATTAAGAGATGGTCTGCAAAACGAAAAAACCGTTTTGGATTCAGACACTCGTGTGGAGTTTGCAAGACGACTGATCGAAGCGGGTACGAAGCGTGTAGAAATTGGTGCCTTTGTTTCTCCGAAGTGGGTTCCACAGATGGCGGGAACGGCCGAAGTTTTAACAAAGACTTTTTCTTTGGTGAAGTCCGGTTCGATTCCAAAGAAGACGGAGTTTTCAGTTCTGGTTCCCAACGAACGCGGAATGCAGGACGCAATCGCCAGTGGTGTGAAAGAAGTCGCGATTTTTGCGGCTTGTTCGGAATCTTTTTCTTTAAAGAATATCAATTGCTCCATCGATGAAAGTTTCAAACGCTTTGAGCCCGTGATGGCTTTGGCGAAAAAGCACAAGATTAAGGTGCGCGGTTATCTTTCAACATGTTTCGGATGTCCGTTTGAAGGCAAAGTTCCTGAAGCTCGCGTGGTAAAACTTGCAGCACGCATGCATAAGCTTGGCGTCTACGAAATTTCTATTGGCGACACTATTGGTGTGGCAGACGCGGGCCAAGTCGAATCATTGTTTAAAAAGTTGAAGAAGGTTGTTCCCGTAAAAAAACTTGCGGGGCATTTTCACGACACTCGCGGGCAGGCCTTAGCCAATATTCTTGCGGCCTATAAGCTGGGTGTGATGGTCTTTGATACAAGTTTGGGTGGCTTGGGCGGATGCCCTTACGCTCCCGGAGCCACGGGCAATGTTGCGACTGAAGATGTCGTTTACATGTTCCATGGCATGGGTGTGAAGACAGGTTTGAATTTAGATAAGCTTTTAGAGATTGATCCTTGGATGGCTGAAAAGATTCAGCACCCTTTGCCTTCGAAAGTGGGTAAGGTCGGCAAATTAAAGCCTTTAGGAAAAGTCACTCGCGAAGCTTAA
- a CDS encoding class I SAM-dependent methyltransferase, whose translation MSIPTQFIQIDEEGFGLSRDIRIQDPLVGQELLQNLKIHEGGTLLSTIGETPVIVEAFDEPYVASQVHLKEDGVWEISLPYGVHYSFQLECLSLDEWDRFHGYTSNNIPFVFSRKAQASFFNLLDEYGDDFIEFQGKTYDIPNYWPSNENVEKETYWSSIYKEEANPGWNLGEPAEALKDMIPRLKIARSRVLVLGCGEGHDAALFAAAGHFVTAVDISPEAIERAKKNYGHLSNLTFVEADLFKLPRDYDQAFDIVFEHTCYCAINPAKRQELVKVWNRVLVSGGHLMGVFFTFEKRQGPPYGGTEWELRQRLKSHYHPIFWGRWQKSIPRRQGKELFIYTKKN comes from the coding sequence ATGTCCATTCCTACACAATTCATCCAGATTGATGAAGAGGGTTTTGGACTCAGTCGAGATATTCGCATCCAAGACCCGTTGGTAGGACAAGAACTTCTGCAAAATTTAAAAATTCATGAAGGTGGAACCTTGCTTTCCACCATCGGTGAAACTCCCGTCATCGTCGAAGCTTTCGACGAGCCTTACGTAGCCTCGCAAGTTCACTTGAAAGAAGACGGCGTTTGGGAAATCTCTCTTCCCTACGGCGTTCACTATTCATTTCAATTAGAATGTTTGTCGCTGGATGAGTGGGATCGTTTTCACGGTTATACTTCAAACAACATTCCTTTTGTTTTTTCTCGCAAAGCTCAAGCCAGTTTCTTTAATTTGCTCGATGAATACGGCGACGATTTCATCGAGTTTCAAGGCAAGACTTACGACATTCCTAACTATTGGCCTTCGAATGAAAATGTCGAAAAAGAAACTTACTGGAGCAGCATTTACAAGGAAGAAGCCAACCCAGGATGGAATTTGGGTGAACCGGCAGAAGCTTTGAAAGACATGATTCCTCGACTGAAAATCGCCCGCTCCCGCGTTCTGGTTTTAGGTTGTGGTGAAGGTCATGATGCCGCTCTATTTGCAGCCGCTGGACATTTCGTGACGGCCGTCGACATTTCCCCGGAAGCCATTGAAAGAGCCAAAAAAAATTACGGCCATCTTTCTAACTTAACATTCGTAGAAGCCGATCTTTTCAAACTTCCTCGTGACTACGACCAGGCTTTTGACATCGTCTTTGAACACACCTGCTACTGCGCCATCAATCCGGCAAAACGCCAGGAACTCGTCAAAGTTTGGAATCGCGTTCTAGTCAGCGGAGGCCACCTGATGGGCGTCTTTTTCACTTTCGAAAAACGCCAAGGCCCCCCTTACGGCGGCACCGAATGGGAACTGCGCCAACGCCTTAAATCCCACTACCACCCCATCTTCTGGGGCCGCTGGCAAAAATCCATTCCCCGACGCCAAGGCAAAGAACTCTTCATCTACACCAAGAAAAACTAA
- a CDS encoding acetyl-CoA carboxylase biotin carboxyl carrier protein subunit, translated as MEIKVRVDGVDHKAHAQLIKGTLWVHHNGRVFTMDASTGRKSRKKAGAGGSSDQVVAPMPGKVTKILVSAGASVEAGQAVVVMEAMKMEYTLKADIAGSIDSISCAVGEQVALGKALIKIKPASDK; from the coding sequence ATGGAAATCAAAGTCAGGGTCGACGGTGTTGACCATAAAGCTCACGCACAATTAATCAAGGGCACCTTATGGGTGCATCATAACGGCCGTGTTTTTACGATGGATGCGTCTACAGGACGTAAGTCTCGCAAAAAAGCGGGTGCCGGAGGATCTTCAGATCAAGTCGTGGCCCCCATGCCAGGTAAAGTGACTAAAATTTTAGTCTCTGCGGGTGCTTCCGTGGAAGCCGGCCAAGCCGTTGTAGTGATGGAAGCCATGAAAATGGAGTACACTTTAAAGGCGGACATTGCAGGATCCATCGACAGCATTTCCTGTGCGGTGGGTGAACAAGTGGCGCTAGGTAAAGCACTTATTAAAATTAAACCAGCTTCCGATAAATAG
- a CDS encoding carboxyl transferase domain-containing protein translates to MEILDSHIDTNSADFKANREAMLGIVNEWREKVNLVKQGGGEDATKKHKARGKLTARERIEALVDGGTAFLEFSTLAAWDMYEGQAPGAGVITGIAVIHGTECVIVANDATVKGGTYFPMTVKKHLRAQEIAFENGLPCIYLVDSGGAFLPMQADVFPDRDHFGRIFYNQARMSAANIPQIAVVMGSCTAGGAYVPAMSDETVIVKENGTIFLGGPPLVKAATGEVVDAQELGGAQVHCETSGVTDHFAEDDQHAIEITRSIVAHLNHKRAVQMKMMPVEEPLFDSKEIYGVIPKDSRVPFDVREVIARIVDGSRFHEFKPLFGKTLVTGFAHIWGMPVGIIANNGVLFSESAQKAAHFIELCEQREVPLIFLQNITGFMVGKKYENEGIAKHGAKMVMAVSNAHVPKFTVVIGGSYGAGNYGMCGRAYQPRQLWMWPNAKISVMGGEQAANVLLTVKMDQMAAKKQSMSPEEQAEFKRPTLEKYERESSAYYSSARIWDDGIIDPADTRRVLALGIAASLNKSWGEKSQGVFRM, encoded by the coding sequence ATGGAAATTTTAGACAGTCACATAGATACAAATTCTGCCGACTTTAAAGCCAACCGCGAAGCGATGTTAGGCATCGTGAATGAATGGCGTGAAAAAGTGAACCTGGTAAAACAAGGTGGCGGTGAAGACGCGACAAAAAAGCACAAAGCCCGTGGTAAGTTGACAGCGCGTGAACGCATTGAAGCTCTGGTTGATGGCGGTACCGCTTTCCTAGAGTTCTCAACACTGGCGGCGTGGGATATGTATGAAGGTCAAGCGCCGGGTGCAGGTGTGATCACCGGGATCGCCGTGATTCACGGGACTGAGTGCGTGATCGTAGCGAATGATGCAACTGTAAAAGGTGGAACTTACTTCCCAATGACCGTGAAAAAGCATCTGCGTGCGCAAGAGATCGCTTTTGAAAATGGTCTTCCTTGTATTTATCTTGTGGATTCTGGGGGCGCGTTCTTGCCAATGCAAGCGGATGTCTTCCCAGACCGCGATCACTTTGGAAGAATTTTTTATAACCAAGCTCGCATGTCTGCAGCGAACATCCCACAAATTGCCGTTGTCATGGGATCTTGCACGGCGGGGGGAGCTTATGTTCCGGCGATGAGTGATGAAACCGTGATCGTTAAAGAAAACGGAACCATCTTCTTGGGGGGACCTCCTTTGGTTAAAGCGGCGACGGGTGAAGTCGTTGATGCCCAAGAATTGGGTGGTGCTCAAGTTCACTGTGAAACAAGTGGCGTGACAGATCACTTCGCGGAAGATGATCAACATGCGATTGAAATCACTCGTTCGATTGTTGCGCACTTAAATCACAAGCGTGCCGTGCAAATGAAAATGATGCCGGTCGAAGAGCCTCTTTTTGATTCAAAAGAAATCTATGGCGTGATCCCTAAAGACAGCCGCGTTCCTTTTGATGTGCGTGAAGTGATTGCGCGTATCGTGGACGGTTCTCGCTTTCATGAGTTCAAACCTCTTTTTGGTAAAACTTTAGTGACGGGCTTTGCTCATATCTGGGGAATGCCTGTTGGTATTATCGCGAATAACGGTGTTCTTTTCAGTGAGAGTGCGCAAAAAGCCGCGCACTTTATTGAACTTTGCGAACAGCGCGAAGTTCCTTTGATCTTCTTGCAAAACATCACAGGTTTCATGGTCGGAAAGAAATACGAAAATGAAGGCATCGCGAAACATGGCGCGAAGATGGTGATGGCCGTTTCTAATGCGCATGTTCCAAAATTCACCGTGGTTATTGGTGGCTCTTACGGAGCAGGCAACTATGGTATGTGTGGAAGAGCTTATCAACCTCGTCAGCTATGGATGTGGCCGAACGCTAAAATCAGCGTGATGGGTGGCGAACAAGCCGCGAACGTTCTTTTGACGGTGAAGATGGATCAGATGGCGGCAAAAAAACAAAGCATGTCGCCTGAAGAACAAGCCGAGTTTAAACGTCCTACACTTGAAAAATACGAGCGTGAAAGTTCAGCCTATTATTCGTCAGCGCGTATTTGGGATGACGGTATTATCGACCCCGCCGATACACGCCGTGTTTTGGCTTTGGGAATCGCAGCAAGTCTTAACAAGTCTTGGGGAGAAAAATCCCAAGGCGTCTTTAGGATGTAA
- a CDS encoding GNAT family N-acetyltransferase — MHIEFTQADESHVDHLVELVNSAYRGDSSKEGWTTEADLLDGQRVDAEGIRELINKEDSIILIAEDDDTGDLLGCVHLERQNTKCYLGMLTVAPSLQSQGIGKMLLDESEALAQFWDCTSIYMTVITVRSELIAWYVKHGFRDTKEKKPFPYGDERFGIPKVQGLEFTVLEKKI, encoded by the coding sequence ATGCACATTGAATTCACCCAAGCCGATGAAAGCCACGTCGATCACCTCGTTGAACTCGTTAATTCCGCTTACCGTGGCGATAGCTCCAAAGAAGGTTGGACAACCGAAGCAGATCTTCTTGATGGCCAACGCGTTGATGCCGAAGGAATCCGTGAGCTGATCAACAAAGAAGATTCCATCATACTCATTGCTGAAGACGACGACACCGGCGACCTTTTGGGCTGTGTGCATTTGGAAAGACAAAACACGAAATGTTATTTGGGGATGTTAACCGTCGCTCCGTCATTGCAAAGTCAGGGAATTGGCAAGATGTTGTTAGACGAATCAGAAGCACTTGCACAATTCTGGGATTGCACTAGCATCTATATGACGGTGATTACGGTGCGTTCTGAATTGATTGCCTGGTACGTGAAACACGGTTTCCGCGATACAAAGGAAAAAAAGCCATTTCCATATGGTGACGAACGTTTCGGCATCCCGAAAGTTCAAGGACTGGAGTTCACAGTTCTTGAAAAGAAAATCTAA
- a CDS encoding enoyl-CoA hydratase-related protein codes for MSFVVVTEMNQVAYVKLHRPDVRNAFNPEMIEELTQTFRNLNGRKDLRAVVLQGEGKAFCAGADLNWMREMVNFSFEQNREDSLKLFHMFETMAQCLLPVIGMVHGAAFGGALGLVAICDEVIAEEGTQFCFSEVKLGIAPAVISSFVNRKAVAGKVRPLMLSGVVFNAHVAQQAGLVTEVVPPGEGHTAVQKVVHNYLQCGPEAVRETKKLLNDLNFMSWSQQKDATTLLIAERRVSTEGQEGLKSFLEKREPSWRSQ; via the coding sequence ATGTCTTTTGTTGTTGTGACCGAGATGAATCAAGTCGCCTACGTCAAGCTTCATAGACCTGACGTGCGCAATGCTTTTAATCCTGAAATGATTGAAGAGCTGACTCAAACTTTTAGAAATTTAAACGGCCGTAAAGATTTGCGTGCCGTGGTTTTGCAAGGTGAGGGCAAGGCCTTCTGTGCCGGCGCGGATCTTAACTGGATGCGCGAAATGGTGAACTTCTCTTTTGAACAGAATCGCGAAGATTCTTTAAAGCTATTTCATATGTTTGAAACCATGGCTCAGTGTCTTTTGCCGGTGATCGGAATGGTTCATGGCGCGGCCTTTGGTGGCGCTTTGGGCTTGGTGGCGATTTGTGATGAAGTGATCGCTGAAGAGGGCACTCAGTTCTGTTTCAGTGAAGTGAAATTAGGAATTGCTCCGGCGGTTATTAGCAGTTTTGTAAATCGCAAAGCTGTTGCCGGTAAAGTTCGTCCACTGATGCTTTCAGGCGTGGTGTTTAATGCGCATGTGGCGCAACAAGCAGGACTTGTCACGGAAGTCGTTCCTCCGGGTGAGGGTCATACAGCTGTGCAAAAAGTGGTTCATAACTATTTGCAGTGCGGACCGGAAGCTGTTCGTGAAACTAAAAAACTTTTAAATGATTTGAATTTCATGTCTTGGTCTCAACAAAAAGATGCGACGACGCTTTTGATTGCGGAACGTCGCGTGAGTACTGAAGGACAAGAAGGACTGAAGTCTTTCTTGGAAAAACGTGAACCATCTTGGAGATCACAATAA
- a CDS encoding DUF4442 domain-containing protein, protein MNQQWLTILMSKGIELEQNLRQQLQTAKDELKSQLESRGIRMSAADFAALLEEVSPKASHAALSYALDIVRPFSAGMGLRISRLSDTQVEMVIPARTRNMSETNHMHEGALTTAAAEAAKVLWMRHAPVGNFEISVSRIEAEFFKNQTEDCRIRMELPETTRELVLSALRDHREAKIEAELKIFDDNEQAVAEVRLQLNFKHTPALAGQE, encoded by the coding sequence ATGAACCAACAATGGCTGACAATCTTAATGTCAAAGGGGATTGAGCTGGAGCAAAACCTGCGTCAGCAGTTGCAAACTGCGAAGGACGAACTGAAATCTCAGTTGGAAAGTCGTGGCATTCGTATGAGCGCTGCCGATTTTGCCGCCCTTTTAGAGGAGGTTTCTCCGAAGGCCTCGCATGCTGCTTTGAGTTATGCGCTGGATATCGTGAGACCTTTTTCAGCTGGCATGGGTTTAAGAATTTCTCGCCTTTCTGACACGCAAGTCGAGATGGTGATTCCGGCTCGCACCCGCAATATGAGCGAGACGAATCACATGCACGAAGGAGCTTTGACAACGGCGGCCGCCGAAGCGGCGAAAGTGTTGTGGATGCGCCACGCTCCGGTCGGAAATTTTGAGATTTCTGTTTCTCGTATCGAAGCGGAGTTCTTTAAAAACCAAACCGAAGATTGCCGTATTCGTATGGAGCTTCCTGAAACAACGCGTGAGTTGGTGCTTTCAGCTTTGCGTGATCATCGTGAAGCTAAAATCGAAGCGGAACTCAAAATCTTCGACGACAATGAACAAGCTGTGGCGGAAGTCCGATTGCAGTTAAATTTCAAACACACTCCCGCACTTGCTGGACAAGAATAG